Proteins encoded together in one Pseudomonas arsenicoxydans window:
- the gltB gene encoding glutamate synthase large subunit has product MKAGLYQPDEFKDNCGFGLIAHMQGEPSHTLLQTAIEALTCMTHRGGINADGKTGDGCGLLIQKPDVFLRAIAQETFGVELPKQYAVGMVFFNQDPVKAEAARENMNREILAAGLTLVGWRKVPIDTSVLGRLALERLPQIEQVFIGGEGLSDQDMAIKLFSSRRRSSVANAADVDHYICSFSHKTIIYKGLMMPADLTAFYPDLSDQRLQTAICVFHQRFSTNTLPKWPLAQPFRFLAHNGEINTITGNRNWAVARRTKFANDLMPDLEELGPLVNRVGSDSSSMDNMLELMVTGGIDLFRGVRMIIPPAWQNVETMDPDLRAFYEYNSMHMEPWDGPAGVVMTDGRYAVCLLDRNGLRPARWVTTKNGFITLASEIGVWNYQPEDVIAKGRVGPGQIFAVDTETGQILDTDAIDNRLKSRHPYKQWLRKNALRIQATMEDNDHGSAFYDVDQLKQYMKMYQVTFEERDQVLRPLGEQGYEAVGSMGDDTPMAVLSQRVRTPYDYFRQQFAQVTNPPIDPLREAIVMSLEICLGAERNIFQESPEHASRVILSSPVISPAKWRSLMNLDRPGFERQIIDLNYDESVGLEAAIRNVADQAEEAVRSGRTQVVLSDRHIAPGKLPIHASLATGAVHHRLTEKGLRCDSNILVETATARDPHHFAVLIGFGASAVYPFLAYEVLGDLIRTGEVLGDLYEVFKNYRKGITKGLLKILSKMGISTITSYRGAQLFEAIGLSEEVCELSFRGVPSRIKGARFVDIEAEQKALAAEAWSPRKPIQQGGLLKFVHGGEYHAYNPDVVNTLQAAVQQGDYGKFKEYTALVDNRPVSMIRDMFKVKTLDTPLDISEIEPLESVLKRFDSAGISLGALSPEAHEALAEAMNRLGARSNSGEGGEDPARYGTIKSSKIKQVATGRFGVTPEYLVNAEVLQIKVAQGAKPGEGGQLPGGKVNGLIAKLRYAVPGVTLISPPPHHDIYSIEDLSQLIFDLKQVNPKALVSVKLVAEAGVGTIAAGVAKAYADLITISGYDGGTGASPLTSIKYAGAPWELGLAETHQTLRGNDLRGKVRVQTDGGLKTGLDVIKAAILGAESFGFGTAPMIALGCKYLRICHLNNCATGVATQNEKLRKDHYIGTVDMVVNFFTYVAEETREWLAKLGVRSLEELIGRTDLLEILEGQTAKQQHLDLTPLLGSDHIPADKPQFCQVDRNPPFDKGLLAEKMVDMATSAINDMSGADFALDICNCDRSIGARISGEIARKHGNQGMANAPITFRFKGTAGQSFGVWNAGGLNMYLEGDANDYVGKGMTGGKLVIVPPKGSVYKTQDSAIIGNTCLYGATGGKLFAAGTAGERFAVRNSGAHTVVEGTGDHCCEYMTGGFVCVLGKTGYNFGSGMTGGFAYVLDQDNTFVDRVNHELVEIQRISGEAMEAYRSHLQRVLNEYVEETDSEWGRNLAENLDDYLRRFWLVKPKAASLKSLLSSTRASPQ; this is encoded by the coding sequence ATGAAAGCAGGTCTGTACCAACCAGATGAATTCAAGGATAACTGCGGTTTCGGCCTGATAGCCCATATGCAGGGCGAGCCCAGTCATACCCTTTTGCAAACGGCCATCGAGGCCCTGACCTGCATGACCCACCGCGGTGGGATCAACGCCGACGGCAAGACCGGTGACGGTTGCGGTCTGCTGATTCAAAAGCCGGACGTGTTCCTGCGAGCCATCGCCCAGGAAACCTTCGGCGTCGAACTGCCCAAGCAATATGCCGTGGGCATGGTCTTCTTCAACCAGGACCCGGTCAAAGCCGAAGCCGCTCGCGAGAACATGAACCGCGAGATCCTGGCTGCGGGCCTGACCCTCGTCGGCTGGCGCAAAGTGCCGATCGACACCAGTGTCCTCGGCCGCCTGGCCCTCGAGCGTCTGCCGCAGATCGAACAAGTGTTCATCGGTGGTGAAGGCCTGAGCGATCAGGACATGGCGATCAAGCTGTTCAGTTCCCGTCGTCGCTCGTCCGTGGCCAACGCCGCCGACGTCGATCACTACATCTGCAGCTTTTCCCACAAGACCATCATTTATAAAGGCCTGATGATGCCGGCGGACTTGACCGCCTTCTATCCAGACCTGAGCGACCAGCGCCTGCAAACCGCGATCTGCGTGTTCCACCAGCGCTTCTCCACCAACACCCTGCCGAAATGGCCGTTGGCTCAACCGTTCCGCTTCCTGGCGCACAACGGCGAGATCAACACCATCACCGGCAACCGCAACTGGGCCGTGGCCCGTCGCACCAAGTTCGCCAACGACCTGATGCCCGATCTCGAAGAGCTCGGCCCGCTGGTCAACCGCGTCGGTTCCGACTCCTCCAGCATGGACAACATGCTCGAGCTGATGGTCACCGGTGGCATCGACCTGTTCCGTGGCGTGCGGATGATCATTCCGCCAGCGTGGCAGAACGTCGAAACCATGGACCCGGATCTGCGGGCGTTCTACGAATACAACTCGATGCACATGGAACCGTGGGACGGCCCGGCCGGCGTGGTAATGACCGACGGTCGCTACGCGGTGTGCCTGCTCGACCGTAACGGTCTGCGTCCGGCGCGTTGGGTCACCACCAAGAACGGTTTCATCACCCTGGCTTCGGAAATCGGTGTCTGGAACTACCAGCCTGAAGACGTGATCGCCAAGGGCCGCGTAGGTCCGGGCCAGATCTTTGCCGTGGACACCGAAACCGGTCAGATCCTCGACACCGACGCCATCGACAACCGCTTGAAGTCCCGTCATCCGTACAAGCAATGGCTGCGCAAGAACGCTCTGCGCATCCAGGCGACCATGGAAGACAACGACCACGGTTCGGCTTTCTACGACGTCGATCAGCTCAAGCAGTACATGAAGATGTATCAGGTCACGTTCGAAGAACGCGATCAGGTGCTGCGTCCGCTCGGCGAGCAGGGCTACGAAGCCGTGGGCTCGATGGGCGACGATACGCCGATGGCCGTGCTGTCCCAGCGCGTGCGCACGCCGTACGACTATTTCCGCCAGCAGTTCGCGCAGGTCACCAACCCGCCGATCGATCCGCTGCGTGAAGCCATCGTCATGTCGCTGGAAATCTGCCTCGGTGCCGAGCGCAACATTTTCCAGGAGTCGCCGGAACACGCCTCGCGAGTGATCCTCAGCTCGCCGGTCATTTCCCCGGCCAAGTGGCGCTCGCTGATGAACCTCGATCGTCCGGGCTTCGAACGCCAGATCATCGACCTCAACTACGATGAAAGCGTCGGCCTCGAAGCGGCCATCCGCAACGTCGCCGATCAGGCTGAAGAAGCCGTGCGTTCCGGTCGTACCCAGGTTGTGCTGAGTGATCGTCACATTGCTCCGGGCAAACTGCCGATCCACGCTTCGCTCGCCACCGGCGCGGTGCATCACCGCCTGACCGAAAAAGGCCTGCGTTGCGACTCCAACATCCTCGTGGAAACCGCTACCGCTCGCGACCCGCATCACTTCGCGGTATTGATCGGTTTCGGCGCCTCGGCGGTCTATCCGTTCCTGGCCTACGAAGTGCTGGGCGACCTGATCCGCACCGGTGAAGTGCTGGGCGACCTCTATGAGGTGTTCAAGAACTACCGCAAAGGCATCACCAAAGGCCTGTTGAAGATCCTGTCGAAGATGGGCATCTCGACCATCACCTCGTATCGCGGTGCGCAGCTGTTTGAAGCCATCGGCCTGTCCGAAGAAGTTTGCGAACTGAGCTTCCGTGGCGTGCCAAGCCGTATCAAGGGCGCGCGTTTCGTCGACATCGAAGCCGAACAGAAAGCCCTCGCTGCCGAAGCCTGGAGCCCGCGCAAGCCAATCCAGCAAGGTGGTCTGCTGAAGTTCGTCCACGGTGGCGAATATCACGCTTACAACCCGGATGTGGTCAACACCCTGCAAGCCGCTGTGCAGCAGGGCGACTACGGCAAGTTCAAGGAATACACGGCGCTGGTGGACAACCGTCCGGTGTCGATGATCCGCGACATGTTCAAGGTGAAGACCCTGGACACACCGCTGGACATCAGCGAGATCGAACCGCTGGAATCGGTGCTCAAACGCTTCGACTCCGCCGGTATCTCCCTCGGTGCGCTGTCGCCTGAAGCCCACGAAGCCCTGGCCGAAGCCATGAACCGCCTCGGTGCGCGTTCCAACTCCGGCGAAGGCGGTGAAGACCCGGCGCGCTACGGCACCATCAAGAGCTCGAAAATCAAGCAGGTCGCGACTGGCCGTTTCGGGGTGACCCCGGAATACCTGGTCAACGCTGAAGTGCTGCAGATCAAGGTCGCTCAGGGCGCCAAGCCTGGCGAAGGTGGTCAGTTGCCGGGCGGCAAAGTTAACGGTCTGATCGCCAAGCTGCGTTACGCAGTGCCGGGCGTGACCCTGATTTCGCCACCGCCGCACCACGACATCTATTCGATCGAAGACTTGTCGCAGCTGATTTTCGACCTGAAACAAGTCAACCCGAAGGCCCTGGTCTCGGTGAAGCTGGTAGCAGAAGCGGGCGTCGGCACCATCGCCGCCGGTGTGGCCAAAGCCTACGCGGACTTGATCACCATTTCCGGCTACGACGGTGGCACCGGTGCATCGCCGCTGACCTCGATCAAATACGCGGGCGCTCCGTGGGAGCTCGGCCTGGCCGAAACCCACCAGACCCTGCGCGGCAACGACCTGCGCGGCAAAGTCCGGGTGCAGACCGACGGCGGCCTGAAAACCGGCCTCGACGTGATCAAGGCGGCCATCCTCGGCGCTGAAAGCTTCGGCTTCGGCACCGCGCCGATGATTGCGCTGGGCTGCAAATACCTGCGCATCTGCCACCTGAACAACTGCGCCACCGGCGTCGCGACTCAGAACGAGAAGCTGCGCAAGGATCACTACATCGGCACCGTCGACATGGTGGTGAATTTCTTCACCTACGTCGCCGAAGAAACCCGTGAGTGGCTGGCCAAGCTGGGCGTGCGCTCCCTCGAAGAGCTGATCGGTCGTACCGATCTGCTGGAAATCCTCGAAGGTCAGACCGCCAAGCAGCAACACCTGGACCTGACCCCGTTGCTGGGCAGCGATCACATCCCGGCAGACAAACCTCAGTTCTGCCAGGTCGACCGCAACCCGCCGTTCGACAAAGGCCTGCTGGCCGAGAAAATGGTCGACATGGCCACTTCGGCCATCAACGACATGAGCGGCGCCGATTTCGCGCTGGATATCTGCAACTGCGACCGTTCGATCGGCGCTCGGATCTCCGGTGAAATCGCTCGCAAACACGGCAACCAAGGCATGGCGAACGCGCCGATCACCTTCCGCTTCAAAGGGACGGCCGGTCAGAGCTTCGGCGTGTGGAACGCCGGTGGCCTGAACATGTACCTGGAAGGCGACGCCAACGACTACGTCGGCAAAGGCATGACCGGCGGCAAACTGGTCATCGTTCCGCCGAAAGGCAGCGTCTACAAGACTCAGGACAGTGCCATCATCGGCAACACCTGCCTCTATGGCGCTACCGGTGGCAAGCTGTTCGCCGCCGGCACCGCGGGTGAGCGTTTTGCGGTACGTAACTCCGGTGCCCACACGGTTGTGGAAGGCACTGGCGATCACTGCTGCGAGTACATGACCGGTGGTTTCGTCTGCGTTCTGGGCAAGACCGGTTACAACTTCGGCTCAGGCATGACTGGCGGTTTCGCCTACGTGCTCGACCAGGACAACACCTTCGTTGACCGGGTCAACCACGAACTGGTGGAAATCCAGCGGATCAGCGGTGAGGCGATGGAAGCCTACCGCAGCCACTTGCAACGCGTGCTGAACGAATACGTCGAGGAAACCG
- a CDS encoding AAA family ATPase, translating into MTSLHADEAFLGHYQLSHDPFAPRVPGFKFFPAQRKPVLGQLHHLARYSQLLLVVTGPQGSGKTLLRQALVASTNKQSVQSVVVSARGAGDAAGVLRQVAQALNVEQAEIGAILSQVVQLALTGQEVYLLVDDAEQLDESALEALLALAAGAPEGRPHVFLFGESSLIAQLDALSLEEERFHVIELQPYTEEETREYLDQRLEGAGRGIELFTADQISDIHESSDGWPGNINQVARDAMIEAMIASRSAVKRPSMGFNMPKKHVLAISAVVVVAVAAAWLMPGRSKAPTTGAPANEQAQLPLGQGAPKPNSGGAPSVEFAGNTQPMPLPLVGNSQPVMRGPLAEAAGGITEGDDGVPVEGSSAKPPTVTTTAPPAGIQPGPAPTPAAKPTPAPTQVATAKPVPTAPAVKPAPAPAKPAAVATAKPAEKPAEKPAAAAKGAGGTWYAGQPTSNYVVQILGTSSETAAQNFVKEQGGEYRYFKKVLNGKPLYVITYGNFANRDAAVTAIKALPAKVQAGKPWPRTVASVQQELATTR; encoded by the coding sequence ATGACTAGTTTGCATGCCGACGAGGCTTTCCTCGGCCATTACCAGTTAAGCCATGACCCTTTTGCTCCACGGGTGCCTGGTTTCAAATTCTTCCCGGCCCAGCGCAAACCGGTGCTGGGACAACTGCATCACCTGGCGCGTTACAGCCAGTTGCTGCTAGTGGTCACCGGCCCGCAAGGCAGTGGCAAGACCCTGTTGCGTCAGGCGCTGGTGGCCAGCACCAACAAACAATCGGTGCAGAGCGTGGTGGTTTCCGCCCGTGGCGCCGGTGATGCGGCTGGTGTGCTGCGTCAGGTGGCTCAGGCCCTGAACGTCGAACAGGCTGAAATCGGCGCGATCCTGTCTCAAGTGGTGCAGTTGGCGCTGACAGGGCAGGAAGTCTATTTGCTGGTGGATGACGCCGAGCAGCTCGACGAGTCCGCACTGGAAGCCTTGCTGGCGCTCGCCGCTGGCGCGCCGGAAGGTCGGCCGCACGTGTTCCTGTTCGGTGAGTCCTCGCTGATTGCTCAACTTGATGCGCTAAGCCTTGAGGAAGAGCGTTTCCACGTCATCGAATTGCAGCCATACACTGAAGAAGAAACTCGCGAATATCTTGACCAGCGCCTTGAAGGCGCCGGCCGGGGCATCGAACTTTTTACCGCAGATCAGATCTCTGATATTCACGAAAGCTCCGACGGTTGGCCTGGCAATATCAACCAGGTCGCCCGCGATGCAATGATCGAAGCCATGATTGCCAGCCGCTCAGCGGTCAAGCGTCCAAGTATGGGGTTCAACATGCCGAAGAAACACGTATTGGCGATATCCGCCGTCGTCGTGGTCGCGGTAGCCGCCGCCTGGTTGATGCCAGGTCGCAGCAAAGCACCGACCACTGGCGCTCCTGCCAACGAACAGGCGCAATTGCCGCTCGGCCAGGGCGCGCCAAAACCCAATAGCGGCGGTGCACCATCCGTCGAATTCGCCGGTAACACACAACCGATGCCATTGCCGCTGGTCGGCAACTCGCAACCGGTCATGCGCGGTCCGTTGGCCGAAGCGGCTGGCGGTATCACGGAAGGTGACGACGGCGTGCCGGTGGAAGGTTCCAGCGCTAAACCGCCTACCGTGACCACCACTGCGCCGCCTGCGGGTATCCAGCCTGGTCCTGCACCAACGCCTGCCGCCAAACCGACTCCTGCGCCGACTCAGGTGGCGACAGCCAAGCCGGTCCCGACCGCGCCTGCCGTGAAGCCGGCTCCAGCGCCTGCCAAGCCAGCCGCCGTGGCTACCGCCAAACCTGCAGAGAAACCTGCCGAGAAGCCCGCAGCTGCAGCGAAAGGCGCCGGTGGCACCTGGTACGCCGGGCAGCCGACCAGCAACTACGTGGTGCAGATTCTCGGTACCAGCTCTGAAACGGCCGCGCAAAACTTCGTGAAAGAGCAGGGCGGCGAGTACCGTTATTTCAAGAAAGTCCTCAACGGCAAACCGCTTTACGTCATCACCTACGGTAACTTCGCCAACCGCGATGCAGCCGTTACCGCCATCAAGGCCTTGCCAGCGAAGGTTCAGGCTGGTAAACCTTGGCCTCGCACTGTCGCCAGCGTCCAACAGGAACTGGCAACAACTCGCTGA
- the pilQ gene encoding type IV pilus secretin PilQ gives MNRIFSTVGITLWIALLSPMVQAANLKALDVAALPGDRVELKLSFDGPPPEPHGYTTESPARIALDLPGVVNQLTSKNRDLGGGNARSATVVEANDRTRLIINLTQLTPYNARVEGNKLIVVIGQGNSAKAPRPPASAPRVATAKPAPVKAYVPTSKTIRGVDFQRGTQGEGNVVIDLSDPSIAPDIQERDGKIILGFARTQLPEPLRVRLDVKDFATPVQFVNASATGDRATISIEPSGAFDYSTYQTDNKLTVSIRPMTVDDLQKRNAERFAYTGEKLSLNFQDIDVRSVLQLIADFTNLNLVASDTVQGGITLRLQNVPWDQALDLVLKTKGLDKRKIGNVLLVAPADEIAARERQELESQKQISDLAPLRRELLQVNYAKAADIAKLFTSVTSAEAKADERGSITVDERTNNIIAYQTQDRLDELRRIVAQLDIPVRQVMIEARIVEANVDYDKSLGVRWGGSAQNKGNWNASGVSGSSTTVGTPGSTSTNSPFVDLGAAGNTSGIGIAFITDNVLLDLELTAMEKTGNGEIVSQPKVVTSDKETAKILKGTEIPYQEASSSGATSVSFKEASLSLEVTPQITPDNRIIMEVKVTKDEPDYLNKVQDVPPIKKNEVNAKVLVNDGETIVIGGVFSNTQSKVVDKVPFLGDVPYLGRLFRRDVVSEKKSELLVFLTPRIMNNQAIAVSH, from the coding sequence ATGAACAGGATTTTCTCAACCGTCGGTATCACGCTATGGATAGCGTTGTTGTCGCCGATGGTACAAGCGGCCAACCTCAAGGCGCTGGATGTCGCCGCGCTGCCGGGTGATCGCGTCGAGTTGAAATTGTCTTTCGATGGGCCGCCACCAGAGCCCCACGGATACACGACCGAGTCGCCTGCGCGAATCGCATTGGATCTGCCTGGCGTGGTCAATCAGCTGACGAGCAAGAATCGCGATCTGGGCGGAGGCAATGCGCGCAGCGCGACGGTGGTGGAGGCCAACGATCGTACGCGGCTGATCATCAACCTGACCCAGCTGACCCCGTATAACGCCCGGGTCGAAGGCAACAAGCTGATTGTGGTGATCGGTCAGGGGAACAGTGCCAAGGCACCTCGGCCGCCGGCCAGTGCGCCCCGCGTTGCGACGGCAAAGCCCGCCCCGGTGAAAGCCTATGTACCCACCAGCAAAACCATCCGCGGTGTGGACTTCCAGCGCGGCACCCAGGGTGAAGGCAATGTGGTGATCGACTTGTCGGATCCTTCTATCGCCCCGGATATCCAGGAGCGCGACGGCAAGATCATCCTTGGTTTCGCCAGGACCCAATTGCCTGAACCGTTGCGCGTGCGTCTGGACGTCAAGGATTTCGCCACGCCGGTTCAATTCGTCAACGCCAGTGCCACGGGCGATCGGGCCACGATCAGCATCGAGCCCAGCGGAGCGTTCGATTATTCGACCTACCAGACCGACAACAAGCTGACGGTCAGTATTCGGCCAATGACCGTCGACGACCTGCAAAAGCGCAACGCCGAGCGTTTTGCCTATACCGGTGAAAAGCTCTCGCTGAATTTTCAGGACATCGATGTGCGCTCGGTGCTGCAGTTGATCGCCGATTTCACCAACCTCAACCTGGTTGCCAGTGACACCGTGCAGGGCGGCATTACCTTGCGTTTGCAAAACGTCCCCTGGGATCAGGCGTTGGATCTGGTGCTGAAAACCAAAGGCCTCGACAAGCGCAAGATCGGCAACGTCCTGCTGGTGGCGCCGGCCGATGAAATCGCCGCTCGCGAACGCCAGGAGCTGGAATCGCAGAAGCAGATCTCCGACCTCGCGCCGCTGCGTCGGGAGTTGCTGCAGGTCAATTACGCCAAGGCTGCCGACATCGCCAAACTGTTCACTTCGGTAACCAGTGCCGAAGCGAAAGCCGACGAGCGGGGGTCCATCACGGTCGATGAGCGGACCAACAACATCATCGCCTACCAGACCCAGGACCGCCTCGACGAGCTTCGCCGGATCGTCGCGCAACTGGATATCCCGGTGCGCCAAGTGATGATCGAGGCGCGAATCGTCGAAGCCAACGTCGACTACGACAAAAGCCTCGGCGTGCGCTGGGGCGGTTCGGCCCAGAACAAGGGCAACTGGAACGCGTCCGGGGTGAGTGGCTCCTCGACGACCGTAGGTACACCGGGCAGCACCAGCACCAACTCGCCGTTTGTCGACTTGGGTGCAGCCGGCAATACCTCGGGGATCGGCATCGCTTTCATCACCGACAATGTGTTGCTGGACCTGGAGCTGACGGCGATGGAGAAGACCGGTAACGGCGAAATCGTCTCGCAACCGAAGGTGGTCACGTCCGACAAGGAAACCGCGAAAATCCTCAAGGGCACCGAGATCCCCTATCAGGAAGCCAGTTCCAGTGGCGCGACTTCGGTGTCTTTCAAGGAGGCCTCCCTGTCGCTTGAAGTGACGCCGCAGATCACCCCGGACAACCGCATCATCATGGAGGTCAAGGTCACCAAGGATGAGCCGGACTACCTGAACAAAGTCCAGGATGTGCCGCCGATCAAGAAAAACGAAGTCAATGCCAAGGTGTTGGTCAACGACGGCGAGACCATCGTGATCGGTGGAGTTTTCTCAAATACTCAGAGCAAGGTTGTAGATAAGGTGCCATTTCTCGGTGATGTGCCGTATCTTGGCCGCCTTTTCCGGCGTGACGTGGTTTCGGAGAAAAAATCCGAGCTGCTGGTATTTCTCACTCCGCGTATCATGAATAACCAGGCGATTGCTGTGAGTCATTGA
- the pilO gene encoding type 4a pilus biogenesis protein PilO, translating into MSPSEWFEGLRKIDINDLDTNNMGSWPPAIKALAGGLLMVLVLALGYSFYLSDLEDQLALKREEESTLKEQFATKARMAANLELYTQQMKEMENSFGVLLRQLPSDTEVPGLLEDITRTGLGSGLEFEEIKLLPEVTQQFYIELPIQITVTGAYHDLATFVSGVAGLPRIVTLHDFDLAPVDPESGPKLRMSILAKTYRYNDKGLQK; encoded by the coding sequence ATGAGCCCTTCTGAATGGTTCGAAGGGCTGCGCAAGATCGACATCAACGATCTGGACACCAACAACATGGGCTCCTGGCCACCCGCGATCAAGGCGCTGGCGGGGGGGCTGCTGATGGTTCTGGTGCTGGCGCTGGGCTACTCCTTTTACCTCAGCGATCTGGAAGATCAATTGGCACTCAAGCGCGAAGAGGAATCGACCCTCAAGGAGCAATTCGCGACCAAGGCCCGCATGGCGGCAAACCTGGAGCTGTACACCCAGCAGATGAAGGAGATGGAGAACTCATTCGGCGTATTGTTGCGGCAATTGCCCAGCGACACCGAAGTGCCAGGTTTGCTTGAAGACATTACCCGTACAGGGTTGGGCAGCGGGCTGGAGTTCGAAGAGATCAAATTGCTGCCGGAGGTTACGCAGCAGTTCTACATCGAGTTACCGATCCAGATCACCGTGACCGGTGCCTATCATGACCTGGCGACGTTTGTCAGTGGCGTGGCCGGGTTGCCGCGAATCGTTACGCTGCATGATTTCGATCTCGCGCCGGTCGACCCCGAGAGCGGTCCGAAACTGCGCATGAGCATTCTTGCCAAGACCTATCGCTACAACGACAAGGGGCTGCAGAAATGA
- the aroK gene encoding shikimate kinase AroK produces MRNLILVGPMGAGKSTIGRLLAKELRLPFKDSDKEIELRTGANIPWIFDKEGEPGFRDREQAMIAELCGCDGVVLATGGGAVMREANRRALHAGGRVVYLHASVEQQVGRTARDRNRPLLRTADPAKTLRDLLAIRDPLYREIADLVVETDERPPRMVVLDILERLQQLPPR; encoded by the coding sequence GTGCGAAATTTGATTCTTGTTGGACCGATGGGGGCTGGAAAAAGCACCATCGGCCGGTTGCTGGCCAAAGAGCTGCGCCTGCCGTTCAAAGATTCCGATAAGGAAATTGAATTGCGCACGGGTGCCAATATCCCGTGGATTTTTGATAAAGAAGGCGAGCCGGGCTTCCGTGACCGCGAGCAGGCGATGATTGCCGAGCTGTGTGGCTGCGACGGCGTGGTATTGGCGACCGGTGGTGGCGCGGTGATGCGCGAAGCCAATCGTCGGGCACTGCATGCCGGTGGTCGGGTGGTTTATCTGCATGCCTCCGTCGAGCAGCAGGTCGGCCGCACTGCCCGCGATCGCAATCGGCCGCTGTTGCGTACAGCCGACCCGGCCAAGACCCTTCGGGATTTGCTGGCGATCCGCGACCCCCTTTATCGGGAAATCGCCGACCTGGTGGTGGAAACGGATGAGCGGCCGCCGCGAATGGTGGTGCTCGACATTCTCGAGCGCTTGCAGCAGCTACCTCCCCGTTAA
- a CDS encoding pilus assembly protein PilP, which translates to MSPARCFSMAMLFAGLAGCGNANDVSDLDAYMNEVRLRPPGKIEPTPTFRSYPTFTYNAANLRSPFSRQVRVDLAGQKHGSRNVKPDPNRTKQYLEGFNIEQFEMVGTISNATGSFALLRGAGGVHRLKVGDYLGRNDGRIVAISSSQVDVVEIVPDGQGAWLERPRTIPLKEHS; encoded by the coding sequence ATGAGCCCGGCTCGTTGTTTCTCGATGGCGATGTTGTTCGCTGGCCTGGCGGGGTGCGGTAACGCCAACGACGTCAGTGACCTCGATGCCTACATGAATGAAGTGCGCCTCAGGCCGCCCGGCAAGATTGAACCAACGCCGACATTCCGGTCTTACCCCACATTCACGTACAACGCTGCCAACCTGCGCAGCCCGTTTTCGCGACAGGTCAGGGTTGATCTGGCGGGCCAGAAGCATGGCTCGCGCAACGTCAAACCCGACCCCAACCGCACCAAGCAATACCTCGAAGGCTTCAACATCGAGCAGTTTGAAATGGTCGGCACGATCTCCAATGCGACCGGCTCCTTTGCGCTGTTGCGCGGGGCGGGCGGCGTGCATCGGCTTAAGGTCGGCGATTATCTGGGGCGTAACGATGGACGGATCGTCGCCATCAGCAGCTCACAAGTCGATGTGGTCGAAATCGTGCCCGACGGCCAAGGTGCCTGGCTGGAACGACCGCGGACCATCCCTTTGAAAGAGCACTCATAG
- the aroB gene encoding 3-dehydroquinate synthase: MQTLKVDLGERSYPIHIGEGLLDQPELLAPHIRGRQVAIISNETVAPLYLERLTRSLAQFSVISVVLPDGEAFKTWETLQLIFDGLLTARHDRRTTVIALGGGVIGDMAGFAAACYQRGVDFIQVPTTLLSQVDSSVGGKTGINHPLGKNMVGAFYQPNVVLIDTATLNTLPPRELSAGLAEVIKYGLICDEPFLTWLEENVDRLRALDQVALTYAIERSCAAKAAVVGADEKETGVRATLNLGHTFGHAIETHMGYGVWLHGEAVAAGTVMALEMSARLGWITEQERDRGIRLFQRAGLPVIPPEEMTEADFLEHMAIDKKVIDGRLRLVLLRHMGEAVVTDDYPKEVLQATLGADYRALAQLKG; the protein is encoded by the coding sequence ATGCAGACACTCAAGGTCGACTTAGGCGAGCGCAGCTACCCGATTCATATTGGCGAAGGTTTGTTGGATCAGCCTGAGCTGCTGGCCCCGCACATCCGCGGACGGCAAGTAGCGATCATCTCCAACGAGACCGTTGCGCCGCTCTATCTGGAGCGTCTGACCCGCAGCCTCGCGCAATTCTCGGTCATCTCCGTGGTGCTGCCAGACGGCGAGGCCTTCAAGACCTGGGAAACCCTGCAACTGATTTTCGACGGCCTGCTGACCGCACGGCACGATCGACGCACCACGGTGATCGCCCTCGGTGGTGGCGTGATTGGTGATATGGCCGGTTTTGCCGCAGCCTGTTACCAGCGTGGCGTCGACTTCATCCAGGTTCCGACCACATTGCTGTCGCAAGTCGACTCCTCGGTGGGCGGCAAGACCGGGATCAACCATCCGCTGGGCAAAAACATGGTCGGTGCGTTTTATCAGCCGAACGTGGTGCTGATCGATACCGCCACCCTCAATACCCTGCCGCCCCGCGAACTTTCTGCCGGGCTGGCGGAAGTCATCAAGTACGGGCTGATCTGCGATGAGCCGTTCCTGACCTGGCTCGAAGAAAACGTCGATCGACTGCGCGCCCTGGATCAGGTGGCCCTGACGTATGCCATCGAGCGCTCTTGCGCGGCCAAGGCTGCAGTGGTCGGTGCCGACGAGAAGGAAACCGGCGTTCGTGCCACTTTGAACCTGGGTCACACCTTCGGCCACGCTATCGAAACTCATATGGGCTATGGTGTCTGGCTGCATGGCGAGGCTGTGGCTGCTGGCACCGTAATGGCGTTGGAAATGTCTGCGCGCCTGGGCTGGATCACCGAGCAGGAACGTGATCGCGGTATTCGCCTGTTCCAGCGCGCCGGATTGCCGGTCATCCCGCCTGAAGAGATGACCGAAGCCGATTTTCTCGAACACATGGCAATTGACAAGAAAGTGATCGACGGTCGTTTGCGCCTGGTGCTGCTGCGCCACATGGGCGAAGCGGTGGTGACCGACGATTATCCGAAAGAGGTTTTACAGGCCACGCTGGGAGCGGATTACCGCGCCCTGGCTCAGCTTAAAGGTTAA